In one Vanessa tameamea isolate UH-Manoa-2023 chromosome 12, ilVanTame1 primary haplotype, whole genome shotgun sequence genomic region, the following are encoded:
- the LOC113402417 gene encoding FK506-binding protein 59, with amino-acid sequence MTVDEGIDITKDGDRGVLKRIITEGEGSDTPSAGCQVTVHYTGTLLDGTKFDSSKDRNEPFDFFLGKDSVIKAWEIGVATMKKGEVCVLTCAPEYAYGATGSSPKIPPNATLQFEIEMIDWKAEDLSPNKNKGILRHIIEQGSGFDNPNDGAQVTVELEGKLQDGKVFDTRTVSFGLGEGSESNICEGIERALEKFTLGEKSRLTLQPKYAFKTEGNTEMGVPPNSVVDYTVKLVSFEKAKEPWSMDAEEKLQQSNIWKEKGTDYFKASKFQLAIKKYKKVVTMLGDLPEDANEAEEHKEQAKQLLLSTHLNLALVYLKVTPAHHYKAREHAAKALKLEPQNVKGLFRLGQALLGLGEVDQALQNFQNVIELEPQNKAAANQVIVCRNAIALQKKREMQLYANMFDKFAIRDAQAEKQRAKAEIDVIGEKVGEWGKGEGEWTDEQRDRKPTEFEKENPNILLLDKDGQFENM; translated from the exons atgacAGTGGATGAAGGAATTGATATAACCAAGGATGGCGATCGTGGAGTTCTTAAGCGAATTATCACCGAGGGCGAAGGATCAGACACTCCTAGCGCCGGCTGCCAGGTCACTGTACACTACACTGGAACGCTGTTAGATGGCACAAAATTCGATTCAAGCAAAGATAGAAATGAGCCGTTCGATTTTTTTCTGGGGAAAG ATTCCGTGATAAAGGCATGGGAAATTGGCGTGGCGACGATGAAGAAGGGGGAGGTTTGTGTATTGACCTGCGCCCCGGAGTATGCATATGGCGCGACTGGCAGTTCTCCTAAAATACCACCAAATGCAACGTTGCAATTTGAG ATCGAAATGATCGATTGGAAGGCGGAAGATTTAAGTCCAAATAAGAACAAAGGTATCCTTCGGCACATCATCGAACAGGGTTCCGGTTTCGACAACCCCAATGACGGAGCTCAAGTCACAG TGGAACTCGAAGGCAAGCTTCAAGACGGCAAAGTATTTGACACGCGCACCGTATCGTTCGGCCTCGGCGAAGGCAGCGAAAGCAACATTTGTGAAGGCATCGAGAGAGCGTTAGAAAAGTTCACACTCGGTGAAAAATCCCGACTAACCTTGCAACCTAAATATGCGTTTAAAACGGAGGGGAATACTGAAATGGGCGTGCCTCCCAACTCGGTGGTAGATTACACCGTGAAGCTTGTGAGCTTCGAGAAGGCCAAGGAGCCGTGGTCGATGGATGCCGAAGAGAAGTTGCAGCAGTCTAACATATGGAAAGAGAAAGGGACGGACTATTTCAAAGCTAGCAAGTTCCAGCTCGCTATTAAGAAGTATAAAAAAGTTGTGACAATGCTGGGAG ACCTGCCTGAAGATGCAAACGAAGCAGAAGAGCACAAAGAGCAAGCTAAACAGTTGCTGCTATCTACTCACTTGAACCTAGCTCTGGTGTACCTCAAGGTGACTCCGGCCCACCACTACAAAGCTCGTGAACACGCAGCCAAGGCCCTCAAACTCGAACCGCAAAACGTGAAGGGCCTGTTCCGGCTCGGACAAGCGCTCCTGGGTCTGGGAGAAGTAGACCAGGCCCTGCAGAACTTCCAGAACGTTATCGAACTTGAGCCGCAGAACAAG GCGGCGGCGAACCAGGTGATCGTGTGCCGAAACGCGATCGCGCTGCAGAAGAAGCGCGAGATGCAGCTGTACGCCAACATGTTCGATAAGTTCGCCATCAGAGACGCGCAG GCGGAGAAACAAAGAGCTAAGGCGGAGATCGATGTCATCGGCGAGAAAGTAGGCGAGTGGGGAAAGGGGGAAGGCGAGTGGACCGACGAGCAGAGAGACAGGAAACCTACGGAGTTTGAAAAGGAGAATCCTAACATTCTCTTGTTGGATAAGGATGGACAGTTTGAGAACATGTGA
- the LOC113402412 gene encoding BTB/POZ domain-containing protein 17 isoform X1, which yields MNYLTVDSATTSTSSDKNEATNNEDLEVDNSQSVLLKIATLYAEQLMSDLILEVGGVGYPAHRLILCASSEVFQVMLMNREWSEWRESRIILQETPTGASVFPHFLKYFYTGQIRISHQTVLPVLSLADKYNVKDLVTLCLSYMSQHIAQAAKRGQLIAWMQYTMACGHNDVAKACQNFVKWNMEWVVDSELAELEDDTLLLLLQHSDLVLHNEMTLYQFVVRWLNKQKERLNTSDLSETELKVHWDSLVTTVFSHVRFPMMCPNQLAKLLLCPLTQEHKEFFMERMAIAMSYQSGQYERIAEVQETEAGRMLFTPRLYTEDTWGLVLAVDNFHSLPCYHTRTFIFSTRPSIDDVAADKLTEWTVDLYPKGVWFRKSMLIVWAVTYDVPEVVLRTVRISITCQNCPQQQDNNYEYCEYNEPDVRVKIGILVWGVQNGVEHVASVVERVHRFSAQNRVLNIDGALDFDELNTPLYSPAGPASPSPPAGKHGRCPKCSDICDPPEPKHLLGPNRDQLRIQVVIVPLTDFCHVGAADTNG from the exons atgaattatttaacagTTGATTCAGCTACGACATCGACCAGCTCTGACAAAAATGAAGCAACTAATAATGAAGATCTTGAA gTGGACAACTCACAGAGTGTTTTGCTTAAGATAGCAACTCTGTATGCAGAGCAGTTGATGAGTGATCTGATCCTGGAGGTGGGAGGTGTCGGCTATCCTGCCCACAGGCTCATATTATGTGCCAGCAGTGAAGTATTCCAG gttATGCTAATGAATCGTGAATGGAGTGAGTGGCGTGAAAGCCGTATAATATTGCAGGAAACTCCCACTGGTGCATCTGTCTTCCCTCACTTCCTGAAGTATTTTTATACTGGCCAAATTAGGATATCGCATCAAACCGTGCTTCCCGTGCTGTCCCTTGCTGATAAATACAATGTTAAG GACCTTGTAACCCTATGTCTGAGTTACATGTCTCAGCATATAGCGCAGGCAGCAAAACGCGGACAACTTATCGCTTGGATGCAGTACACCATGGCTTGTGGCCATAATGATGTTGCCAAg GCTTGCCAGAACTTTGTCAAGTGGAACATGGAGTGGGTGGTAGACAGTGAGCTTGCGGAGCTGGAGGATGACACGCTCCTGCTGCTGTTGCAGCACAGTGACCTCGTGCTGCACAACGAGATGACGCTCTACCA attCGTCGTGCGTTGGTTAAATAAACAGAAAGAAAGGCTGAACACGAGTGACCTCTCCGAGACCGAATTGAAAGTGCACTGGGACTCCCTCGTCACTACGGTCTTTTCACATGTCCG ATTTCCTATGATGTGTCCAAATCAATTGGCAAAGTTGCTGTTGTGTCCGTTAACGCAGGAACACAAGGAGTTCTTTATGGAACGAATGGCAATTGCAATGAGTTATCAATCAG GTCAATATGAAAGAATAGCAGAAGTTCAAGAGACAGAAGCCGGCCGGATGCTCTTTACACCCCGTCTCTACACCGAAGACACGTGGGGTTTGGTGCTCGCTGTTGACAATTTCCACTCCCTGCCGTGTTATCACACACGCACGTTCATATTCTCGACCAGGCCCTCCATAGACGACGTGGCAGCTGATAAGCTAACGGAGTGGACGGTGGATCTTTATCCCAAAGGGGTCTGGTTCAGGAAGAGCATGCTCATTGTATGGGCTGTGACATACGAT GTACCGGAAGTAGTCCTGCGTACAGTTCGCATCTCGATCACGTGCCAAAACTGTCCGCAACAACAGGACAACAATTATGAGTACTGCGAGTACAACGAGCCCGATGTCAGGGTCAAG ATTGGAATACTGGTGTGGGGAGTACAGAATGGCGTCGAGCACGTGGCGTCCGTCGTCGAGAGAGTGCACAGATTTTCTGCTCAAAATAG AGTGCTGAACATCGACGGCGCGCTGGACTTCGACGAGCTCAACACGCCGCTCTACTCGCCCGCCGGGCCCGCCTCGCCCTCCCCCCCCGCCGGGAAGCACGG ACGTTGTCCGAAGTGCTCGGACATCTGCGACCCGCCCGAACCCAAGCACCTGTTGGGCCCCAACAGAGACCAGCTGAGG ATACAAGTAGTGATAGTTCCGCTGACAGACTTCTGCCACGTGGGCGCGGCCGACACTAACGGATGA
- the LOC113402412 gene encoding BTB/POZ domain-containing protein 17 isoform X2, translating to MNYLTVDSATTSTSSDKNEATNNEDLEVDNSQSVLLKIATLYAEQLMSDLILEVGGVGYPAHRLILCASSEVFQVMLMNREWSEWRESRIILQETPTGASVFPHFLKYFYTGQIRISHQTVLPVLSLADKYNVKDLVTLCLSYMSQHIAQAAKRGQLIAWMQYTMACGHNDVAKACQNFVKWNMEWVVDSELAELEDDTLLLLLQHSDLVLHNEMTLYQFVVRWLNKQKERLNTSDLSETELKVHWDSLVTTVFSHVRFPMMCPNQLAKLLLCPLTQEHKEFFMERMAIAMSYQSGQYERIAEVQETEAGRMLFTPRLYTEDTWGLVLAVDNFHSLPCYHTRTFIFSTRPSIDDVAADKLTEWTVDLYPKGVWFRKSMLIVWAVTYDVPEVVLRTVRISITCQNCPQQQDNNYEYCEYNEPDVRVKIGILVWGVQNGVEHVASVVERVHRFSAQNRVLNIDGALDFDELNTPLYSPAGPASPANRRCPKCSDICDPPEPKHLLGPNRDQLRIQVVIVPLTDFCHVGAADTNG from the exons atgaattatttaacagTTGATTCAGCTACGACATCGACCAGCTCTGACAAAAATGAAGCAACTAATAATGAAGATCTTGAA gTGGACAACTCACAGAGTGTTTTGCTTAAGATAGCAACTCTGTATGCAGAGCAGTTGATGAGTGATCTGATCCTGGAGGTGGGAGGTGTCGGCTATCCTGCCCACAGGCTCATATTATGTGCCAGCAGTGAAGTATTCCAG gttATGCTAATGAATCGTGAATGGAGTGAGTGGCGTGAAAGCCGTATAATATTGCAGGAAACTCCCACTGGTGCATCTGTCTTCCCTCACTTCCTGAAGTATTTTTATACTGGCCAAATTAGGATATCGCATCAAACCGTGCTTCCCGTGCTGTCCCTTGCTGATAAATACAATGTTAAG GACCTTGTAACCCTATGTCTGAGTTACATGTCTCAGCATATAGCGCAGGCAGCAAAACGCGGACAACTTATCGCTTGGATGCAGTACACCATGGCTTGTGGCCATAATGATGTTGCCAAg GCTTGCCAGAACTTTGTCAAGTGGAACATGGAGTGGGTGGTAGACAGTGAGCTTGCGGAGCTGGAGGATGACACGCTCCTGCTGCTGTTGCAGCACAGTGACCTCGTGCTGCACAACGAGATGACGCTCTACCA attCGTCGTGCGTTGGTTAAATAAACAGAAAGAAAGGCTGAACACGAGTGACCTCTCCGAGACCGAATTGAAAGTGCACTGGGACTCCCTCGTCACTACGGTCTTTTCACATGTCCG ATTTCCTATGATGTGTCCAAATCAATTGGCAAAGTTGCTGTTGTGTCCGTTAACGCAGGAACACAAGGAGTTCTTTATGGAACGAATGGCAATTGCAATGAGTTATCAATCAG GTCAATATGAAAGAATAGCAGAAGTTCAAGAGACAGAAGCCGGCCGGATGCTCTTTACACCCCGTCTCTACACCGAAGACACGTGGGGTTTGGTGCTCGCTGTTGACAATTTCCACTCCCTGCCGTGTTATCACACACGCACGTTCATATTCTCGACCAGGCCCTCCATAGACGACGTGGCAGCTGATAAGCTAACGGAGTGGACGGTGGATCTTTATCCCAAAGGGGTCTGGTTCAGGAAGAGCATGCTCATTGTATGGGCTGTGACATACGAT GTACCGGAAGTAGTCCTGCGTACAGTTCGCATCTCGATCACGTGCCAAAACTGTCCGCAACAACAGGACAACAATTATGAGTACTGCGAGTACAACGAGCCCGATGTCAGGGTCAAG ATTGGAATACTGGTGTGGGGAGTACAGAATGGCGTCGAGCACGTGGCGTCCGTCGTCGAGAGAGTGCACAGATTTTCTGCTCAAAATAG AGTGCTGAACATCGACGGCGCGCTGGACTTCGACGAGCTCAACACGCCGCTCTACTCGCCCGCCGGGCCCGCCTCGCC TGCCAACAGACGTTGTCCGAAGTGCTCGGACATCTGCGACCCGCCCGAACCCAAGCACCTGTTGGGCCCCAACAGAGACCAGCTGAGG ATACAAGTAGTGATAGTTCCGCTGACAGACTTCTGCCACGTGGGCGCGGCCGACACTAACGGATGA